TAACGCAGGCAACGACACCGTAGCGGTAGTAAACGAAACAGCAGCCGAGGCTCCTGTTGAGACCGTTGAGAACCCAAACGTAGTAGCGACAGCAGGCAGCGAGGCAACGCCAAGTGAGAATGCAGCCGTGATGAACTTTGAGCAGACCGAGTATGACTTCGGCTCAATTAAACAGGGCGAGACAGTGGAGCACACATTTGAGTTTACTAACACCGGTAAAACTCCGCTTATCATCGAGAACGCTTCGGCTACCTGCGGTTGCACTGCCCCTGACTGGACGCGTACCCCGGTGGCGCCAGGCGAT
Above is a window of Pontibacter akesuensis DNA encoding:
- a CDS encoding DUF1573 domain-containing protein, producing MKKNLFLAAGLAVALFATSCDSNNAGNDTVAVVNETAAEAPVETVENPNVVATAGSEATPSENAAVMNFEQTEYDFGSIKQGETVEHTFEFTNTGKTPLIIENASATCGCTAPDWTRTPVAPGDKGFVAVKFNSTGKVGQQQPTVTIRANTEPNIVKVSMKGNVEAGGIPTAGADGPVRRN